From one Humulus lupulus chromosome 8, drHumLupu1.1, whole genome shotgun sequence genomic stretch:
- the LOC133795651 gene encoding uncharacterized protein LOC133795651, translated as MFLDTTATILSELNTQFDQGNDPHIFELRETLIALHQKVDSVTYYFTKLKSIWDIINELRPRTPCTCAASLRNLDFHNQEHVLQLLIGLNESFYSVYAQILLIDLFPSLSKVFSMIIQEERQRKLGSFQTPNLLVVTTSTNNFSSKTKKPQPTCTNCKKIGHYVDKCYFLHGFPPGYGDKKNQQGKTHASAHSTNGSADASTSHNIPSSTSAPIPTTLTNAEC; from the coding sequence ATGTTTCTTGATACAACTGCAACAATTCTGTCCGAACTCAACACACAATTTGATCAAGGCAACGATCCACACATATTTGAACTCAGGGAAACCCTTATTGCTTTACATCAAAAAGTTGATTCGGTCACTTATTACTTCACAAAGCTCAAATCCATTTGGGATATAATCAATGAATTGAGGCCAAGAACTCCTTGTACATGTGCTGCATCTCTAAGAAATCTTGATTTTCATAATCAAGAACATGTTCTACAATTATTAATTGGTCTAAATGAATCTTTTTATTCTGTCTATGCACAAATTTTATTGATTGATCTGTTTCCGTCATTGTCCAAAGTCTTTTCTATGATCATTCAGGAAGAACGCCAAAGGAAATTGGGTTCTTTTCAAACTCCTAATTTGTTGGTTGTCACTACTTCTACCAACAATTTTAGCTCGAAGACTAAGAAGCCTCaacccacttgcactaattgcaAGAAAATAGGGCATTATGTTGATAAGTGTTACTTTCTTCATGGTTTCCCACCAGGCTATGGAGACAAGAAAAATCAACAAGGCAAAACTCATGCTTCCGCCCATTCCACGAATGGCTCTGCTGATGCATCTACATCTCATAATATTCCTTCTTCAACTTCAGCACCTATTCCTACAACTCTTACCAATGCTGAATGCTAA